The following proteins are encoded in a genomic region of Fervidobacterium pennivorans DSM 9078:
- a CDS encoding DUF3798 domain-containing protein, giving the protein MKKLAVLLVVALFITSLYAALGFKIGVVTGTVSQGEDEYRGAENVVKKYGKEIIHVTYPDKFMQEQETTIARIVELAYDPQVKAIVICQGVPGTTAAIRRVKEMRKDIVFVVGVPHEDPAVISSAADVILEVDTPGRGRTIVELAKKLGVETIIHYSFPRHMSYKLLAERKDIMEKTAKEMGINFVFVSAPDPLGEQGLTGAQQFILEDVPRQLAKYGPKTGFFSTNCGMQEPLQKAILKHGGYYLEPCCPSPTHGFPGTLGIKIPDDKKGDMTYILRVVNQKIVEMGGAGRFATWPVPMNMLFVEAGVEIAKALVQKKVSPTNLNGIKLIVTEEAKKKYPKAELQVRTLDPYKNYYMFIHKSVIFGVDKF; this is encoded by the coding sequence ATGAAGAAACTGGCGGTATTGCTCGTGGTCGCTCTATTCATCACTTCTCTTTACGCTGCGCTTGGTTTCAAGATAGGTGTTGTCACGGGAACGGTTTCACAAGGTGAGGATGAGTACAGGGGTGCGGAAAACGTTGTTAAAAAATACGGAAAAGAAATTATCCACGTAACGTACCCAGACAAATTCATGCAAGAGCAAGAAACAACGATCGCAAGAATCGTAGAACTTGCTTACGATCCTCAAGTTAAAGCGATAGTTATTTGTCAAGGTGTTCCTGGCACAACAGCGGCCATTAGAAGGGTTAAGGAAATGAGAAAGGACATTGTTTTTGTTGTCGGTGTTCCTCACGAAGACCCAGCGGTTATTTCTTCCGCAGCCGACGTCATACTTGAAGTTGACACACCTGGTCGTGGAAGGACAATCGTTGAACTCGCAAAGAAGCTGGGTGTTGAAACGATTATCCACTATTCATTCCCGAGACACATGAGCTATAAGCTACTTGCTGAGAGAAAAGACATCATGGAAAAGACAGCTAAGGAAATGGGTATCAACTTCGTGTTCGTTTCTGCTCCAGACCCACTTGGTGAACAAGGTTTGACCGGTGCACAGCAGTTTATACTTGAAGACGTTCCAAGACAACTTGCAAAATACGGTCCAAAGACCGGTTTCTTCTCAACAAACTGTGGTATGCAGGAACCACTCCAGAAAGCAATTCTCAAGCACGGCGGTTATTATCTCGAACCATGCTGTCCATCTCCAACACACGGATTCCCAGGAACACTTGGAATTAAAATACCAGATGATAAGAAAGGTGATATGACCTACATACTTAGAGTCGTAAACCAAAAAATCGTTGAAATGGGCGGTGCGGGTAGGTTCGCAACTTGGCCAGTTCCAATGAACATGCTCTTTGTAGAAGCTGGAGTAGAGATTGCTAAAGCTCTGGTACAGAAAAAAGTTAGTCCAACTAATCTCAACGGTATAAAACTTATAGTGACAGAAGAAGCGAAAAAGAAATATCCAAAAGCTGAGTTGCAGGTTAGAACTCTTGATCCTTACAAGAACTACTACATGTTTATCCACAAATCAGTCATATTTGGAGTTGACAAATTCTAA